The Terriglobales bacterium genomic sequence CTTTTACCGGCGTTGCCGGCACCGTGGCCTGCACCTCCGGTGGCACGGGCGGAACCGGCAAGAACACTCGCTTCGACCCGGCGGCCGTCCTGGCGGCCAACAACCGCTTCAAGCCGAGCTTCGACTCCAAGCAGTTCGGCGTTAATGCGGGCGGCCCGCTGGTCAAGGACAAAGTGTTCTGGTTCCTCAGCTACGAGGGCACGCTCATTAAAAACCCCAATCCCATCTTCGAACGCGTGCCTACGAGGTTCGACAAGACGTACGATCCCTTCGCGACCGGGAACTTCAATTTCCCGGTGACGGGTGGCCAGCAGGACTATCCGCTTGGTGCCTGTACCAGTGTCACCGCTGCCTGTGGCAGCGCGCGTGGCATCCTGTCACTCTTCCCGAACTCCAACGTGGTGGGTGTGCCGGGGGTGCTGGAGTTCTTCCGGGGCCAAGCGCCGAACTTCACCCACGTCCACAACGGACTGGCGCGCGTGGACATCATGAAGTCGGCGGCCAACAACTTCACCATCCGCTACGTGGCGCAGGGATTAAACCAATTACACGACGACACGCTACCGGTGCAGCCCAACTACCCGGGCAACGGCGCCTTCCGCGGCGCCCTGAACCAGAACATCAACGCCACCTGGAGCCACACCTTTTCCACCACGCTCATCAACGAGGTGCGGTTTGCAATCAGCCGCTTCAACGTGAGTGAGAGCGCCCAGGACGCCAGCTTCGATGCCACGACCCTTGGCCTCACGCCCAACATCTATCCTGCGGCTAGCAATTTCCCCAATCGCGGGTTGTCGACCATCCTGCTCAACGGCATGGACGCGCAGTACAGCGGTGCGACCCCGGGGACCGATGGCGCTTACTGTAGTTGGTTCGAGTATTTTGCTGTCGGGCCCTGCCAGGCTCCCACGCTTGACTACCTGTTCCCGTATGCTCGCCTGGGCGCCCCGCTCAATGCTCCGAGCTCGCGGCGGGATGACACCTGGACGCTGGCCGACAGCGTCTCCTGGTCACATGGCAAGCACGGGATAAAGTTCGGGGTGGAATACCGCAACCTGAACAACCACAACTTCGACGGCGCCTGGCAGCGCGGCTTGGTGTACTCCTCGGACATCGGGGAGTTCACCAGCGACAGCAGCATCAGCTGCAATCAGGTCTGCCCCGGCGGTTTTTCGGAGTCCTTTCGATTCCCGACCTTCGACTTTGCCCAGAGCCAGACTAAGCCGTATAACATCCGGCTGCACTCCTGGGCGT encodes the following:
- a CDS encoding TonB-dependent receptor, which produces MQWLVLTCGLLLMAAPVFAATQNAMLYGTVYDAAGNPMAGATVILENPALGFTRTTTTGSDGSYNFAEVPPAEGYRVTAAKGGTKLDIRAGITVNVGDERVILPPLKEQAATAAAPVVEKKAEASAVTNEMVSSTVSGVITGDQLRSLPLYNRNFLALGLLTPNTHDTEANSELLGASFSVSGNRPNQNNFLLDGSDNVASSSNQAVPFQVNDSVQEFRLISSNASAEYGRNAGGTVNVVTRRGGNGFHGSVFGYWGNDVLNADNPLSVYNGSTFDSAAAYAGPTSTTIVGPLVLSDFSPLRYNSYVAVAEFLGFCTDSLSAFTGVAGTVACTSGGTGGTGKNTRFDPAAVLAANNRFKPSFDSKQFGVNAGGPLVKDKVFWFLSYEGTLIKNPNPIFERVPTRFDKTYDPFATGNFNFPVTGGQQDYPLGACTSVTAACGSARGILSLFPNSNVVGVPGVLEFFRGQAPNFTHVHNGLARVDIMKSAANNFTIRYVAQGLNQLHDDTLPVQPNYPGNGAFRGALNQNINATWSHTFSTTLINEVRFAISRFNVSESAQDASFDATTLGLTPNIYPAASNFPNRGLSTILLNGMDAQYSGATPGTDGAYCSWFEYFAVGPCQAPTLDYLFPYARLGAPLNAPSSRRDDTWTLADSVSWSHGKHGIKFGVEYRNLNNHNFDGAWQRGLVYSSDIGEFTSDSSISCNQVCPGGFSESFRFPTFDFAQSQTKPYNIRLHSWAFAGYMQDTWRISPRFTVNLGLRYQYLSVPEERNDQLWNYDPVANGLVRVGHAGV